DNA from Pseudophryne corroboree isolate aPseCor3 chromosome 7, aPseCor3.hap2, whole genome shotgun sequence:
aaaaaaatcattacaacaaccaaaattaggatggtttttcggtaatcaaaaccaaaacacaaagttggTTTTCAAAATAAAACCAGGAAAATGTGGGTCTGTGCAAATCTCTCATATTTACCATAACAAAATAATTTAGCGCAAATACAATTTCTAAATCTTTGACAAGCAAACCAAAAGTTTAGCACATAGTTACATACAGTACCGTAGAATCACTCATTTCAACCTAGATTTGTCACTCCACTCCTATTTTTAAAGTAGCTTAATCACAATCTCATTTTAAATTTTAGAAAGGCTGCTTTTACATCATTATTTCTAAGAGAATAAATCAAAGGGTTCAGCATTGGTATAATAACTACATAAAATATAGCAATGAATTTGTCTGTTCCCGCTGCAGAGCTTGACCTAGGTTTCATGTAGACTGCCATAGCTGAACCATATAACAATGTCACTACCGTCATGTGAGATCCACAGGTGGAGAACGCTTTCCGTTGCCCGGCTGCAGATTTAATTTTCAAGATACATGAAATGATTTGAGAATAAGATATTAAAATAAATGTCACTGGTATCATTAAAATAATCACactaataacaaaaataataaattCAACAAACAAAATGTTTTCACAGCCCAGTGATAATACTTCTGGCACTTCACATACAAAATTATTAATTTCATTTTTGCCACAACGATTTACATTGAGTGTAATAGTAACAAGTGAGGTAGAGAGAGGAACCCCAGATATCCATGTACCAATGGCTAATCTCACACAAACCATCTTACTCATGATTGTAGTGTAATGTAATGGATAACATATAGCTACATAACGATCATAAGCCATAATAGAAAGCAGAATACACTCTGATTGTGCTAAACAGAGAGAAATATACATTTGTGTTGCACATTCAGCATAAGAGATAGTTTTCTTTACTGACATCAAATCTTTCAACATCCTCGGCACAGTGGAAGATGAATAGCAGACATCCAGAAATGAGAGGTTGAAAAGGAAGAAATACATAGGTGTGTGAAGGCTGATATCAGTCAGGATTAGTATAAGTATGGAAATGTTTCCAATTAACATACTTATATACACAAGCAGGAAGACAAAGAAAATAATAACTTGTGTCCTGGGTTCACTGGAAAGTCCAAGAAGAATAAATTCTGTTACAACTGTATTATTTTTCCAAGGCATGCCTTAAAAAAATTGAAAATGATCTCAGTGATCTGTTACTAAAGAATTTGGTTAATGTTGGTTAAAACTGTAAAGTAACTCCCATACATTGAACTTTGTAAATGTCTTcacaatataacagataaaatacatTTATGATGTACATGAAGTTTAATACCATGGTTTAAATGCATTTTAAGTTGACTTCAGTACCTTAATAGTTTCTTATACTTTACAAAGGCAGTCAGACCCTCTGAGATTATCCAATAACTGTACAATAATTAAAGCAAGATAAGTAAAATTCTGATTCTCTGATATTTCACCAACATTTATGAGGATAGATATGTCAAGATGAGTACAATATCCAAACTTGATTTAATATCATTTTAGACATATGTTGAACCAATATTTTAAGGTAAATAttcataaaagttatgttttaaatattacaTTATTTAATTGATATGAGTGCCCAACAATGAAAAATTGTCTTCTGCATCTACGCATTCTAGTAACTTGCCAAAGGAGTTCCACATGCAATATTGGAAGAGCATATATCAAAAGGTCCAAAGTTTATTTTACAtgtgaggaagatagatgtatttagcttaagcagtgtcagccattttgttaagtagcagccatgatgtagtgaagtaaatgtatgctttgctgagttaatcataataatgctgacatttcatagttagtactTTCTGTGCGAATCAAGGTCATAGCTATAAGTCTtcaaaaacatgttattagacagtctctgtgtttagacttctggtgtgaaggacacgtaggagggtgtcagcctgagaggagttatgagaagagatgcattattgtttttaaatgtgacgtgtatcaagtatTCATGCAAGTACCTCTTTCTATATAACGCGCTACTGAATAAAGTAGAGGCAGTCTCATTTTGATGGACACAACTGGCATGTGGTGTCTGTTTTCTGGGATtctcaatcgattggtaaacaaaggggaacgaacagacaattgaaggataTTGATaggaggaggcttatctccaactcATGTTGCGTCCCCCatgtacaaaataaaaaatatgtaatattccaaaataactTCTGATGGTTCAATGCACAGAAACTttctttcatgcacaaaattattaaaaatacagTATAATATCTCATACACACAGAAACAGAAGCTGTAATCTGGGTGTACTAAGAACCTCACAATTAATTAATAAAACATTCTTTATTCTTATCATTTAAAATGAAGTTATTTTTATTCAACCATTATGAAATATCTTAAAGTCAATAGAAAAGGTGAAAAAGATTGAAGAAAATGTGAttaaaatgaaaaatatattttatacagAGACTGTTTGCTTCTATTTTAAAGATTTTTCTTTCAATTAAAGATTAATCTCAGATATGTACAGAAAGAGTATGGCTAGTAACAGTATACTGCATGCAGGAAGTTCCCACTTACCTGCCACAATCAAAGGTGTCCCAAAGGGAGAATTTCTGCGTATGCACAGGAATTGCTCCAGTGATGAAAGGTTCGAACAAAGGTCCCAAGAATTAGGACAAAGATTAGAACAGAGGGGCTATAGTAAAAAGGCAATTAAGAAAGGTTATAAAGCATCAGCAACAAAAACCAGAAGATCCCTGATTAGCCCAAAGTATAAAAACAGAGAAGCAGAATCAACAATTAGATTTATTGGCACCTTTTGCAACGAATGGGAAGATACATGAAGAATCCTGCAGAAACAATGGGATATCTTCACTAATGATAAAGCAATGGAAGAAATAATAGGAAAAAAGTTCAATATACTGTAAATTGGAGAAAATCCCCTAATCTGAGAGACCGACTTGTCCATAGCCATTTTGAGAACCAGAAGAAAAATGAGAAAAGAACTAAGGGTTGTTTCCAGTGTGGAAACTGTAAAATTTGCAAATATGTAAAACAAAGTAAAGAAGTGGAAGATAGATATGGAAAAATATAACCTATCAAAGACTTCATCAGTGGCAAGACTGTAGGGGTCATATTTTGCCTAACTTGTAGATGCGGACTGAAATATGTAGGACTAACTAGCAGAAAGTTAAGAACAAGACTGATGGAACATATCAAAAATGTGAAAAATTCTGAACAGGACCAGTTGAGATTCAAACACTTAACAAGTGTGGCCAGTCACTTCCTTAAAAAACATGGAGGAAGTCCAGAAAGTTTAAAAATAAAAGGTCTGGAAAAATACAATTAAGAATTGGTGGAGGAGACATGATGAGGGAAATCTTGAAAAAAAGAAACCAAGTGGATATTTATAATGAATAGTGTGGACCCAGAGggtctaaatcaggggtggggaacctttattCTACCAATGGCCATctgaatatttataaaatccttcgaagGCCAtaaaaaaattatcaacttaaaaattagccttcccccagttgttatgccccaagtcagtagttatgccccaagtcagtagttatgcccccagtcagttatgccctagtagatatacccccagtcagttgttatgccccagtagatatgccccaaggCACTTgtctgccccattagatatgctcccagtcagttgttatgccccattagatatgcccccagtcagttgttatgc
Protein-coding regions in this window:
- the LOC134943571 gene encoding olfactory receptor 5AR1-like produces the protein MPWKNNTVVTEFILLGLSSEPRTQVIIFFVFLLVYISMLIGNISILILILTDISLHTPMYFFLFNLSFLDVCYSSSTVPRMLKDLMSVKKTISYAECATQMYISLCLAQSECILLSIMAYDRYVAICYPLHYTTIMSKMVCVRLAIGTWISGVPLSTSLVTITLNVNRCGKNEINNFVCEVPEVLSLGCENILFVEFIIFVISVIILMIPVTFILISYSQIISCILKIKSAAGQRKAFSTCGSHMTVVTLLYGSAMAVYMKPRSSSAAGTDKFIAIFYVVIIPMLNPLIYSLRNNDVKAAFLKFKMRL